cactctctctttttttcttctctgaattttttgttttctaattggGAATGATTatgaaacttgttttttttttttaaattgaacGAGTGTTGTTTAAAGATCTGTGTTAATTGTCTGAgatttggttcaattttgtcttttgggATTTGCTTGAATTTCGCCGAATTTGTAAGAGttgtctttttggtttgtataGTTCAGTGAGATTCAGATTCGGACAGTTCTTGAAGTGggtttcattaaaaatttaaactttatttaaCAGTTAGATAATATAAGTTGGGTCATGTTATATTCATGAGATTGAGAAAGCAAGACTCTTTTGTCACAAACTCATGCTGATTGATCCACTTCTCAACCATatttatcctttttctttttttccataacAAAATTAGTCTATTTACTTCATGaattttttgatgaatttgtgaatcttttttttttctttggttctgATAGGAAAATGGCGGAGCATGGTTACATAAGAAACGCAAAGAAATGCAAAGAGAAATTCGAGAACGTTTACAAATACCACAAACGAACCAAAGAAGGTCGTACCGGAAAATCCGAAGGCAAAACTTATCGCTTCTTTGATCAATTAGAAGCTCTCGAGTCTCAATCTACAACCTCACTCcaccatcatcaacaacaaacgCCTCTTCGACCACagcaaaacaacaacaacaacaacaacaacaacaacaacagctcCATATTTTCAACTCCTCCTCCGGTAACGACAGTTATGCCGACgcttccttcttcatcaattcCTCCGTATACTCAGCAGATTAATGTACCTTCGTTTCCAAACATCTCCGGTGATTTTCTATCGGATAATTCTAcatcgtcttcgtcttcttatTCGACTTCTTCTGACATGGAGATGGGTGGTGGAACTGCGACtacaaggaagaaaaggaagaggaaaTGGAAGGTGTTTTTCGAGCGGTTGATGAAACAAGTAGTTGATAAACAGGAAGAGCTTCAACGCAAATTCTTGGAAGCTGTTGAAAAGCGAGAACACGAGAGATTGGTTAGAGAAGAGTCTTGGAGAGTTCAAGAGATTGCCAGAATCAACCGCGAGCACGAGATCTTAGCTCAAGAACGCTCTATGTCCGCTGCAAAAGACGCTGCTGTTATGGCCTTTCTTCAAAAACTGTCAGAGAAACAACCGAATCAGCCACAACCGCAGCCTCAGCCGCAACAAGTTCGACCATCAATGCAGCTTAATAACAACAATCAGCAGCAACCGCCTCAACGGTCTCCTCCACCGCAACCTCCTGCTCCGCTTCCGCAGCCAATTCAAGCGGTTGTGTCGACGTTAGACACAACGAAAACGGACAATGGTGGTGATCAGAATATGACTCCTGCAGCTTCAGCGAGCTCGTCGCGGTGGCCGAAAGTGGAGATAGAAGCATTGATAAAGCTGAGGACGAATCTTGATTCGAAATATCAAGAAAACGGACCAAAAGGACCATTGTGGGAAGAGATATCAGCGGGAATGAGAAGGTTAGGATTCAACAGGAACTCAAAGAGATGCAAAGAGAAATgggaaaacataaacaaatactTCAAGAAAGTCAAAGAGAGCAACAAGAAACGTCCCGAAGATTCCAAGACTTGCCCTTACTTTCACCAGCTTGATGCTTTATATAGAGAGAGGAACAAAttccacagcaacaacaacattgcagcttcttcttcatcttccggTCTTGTTAAACCGGATAATTCTGTTCCCTTGATGGTCCAACCAGAGCAGCAATGGCCTCCGGCTGTAACGACTGCGACAACTACTCCCGCAGCGGCTCAGCCTGATCAGCAATCTCAGCCGTCGGAGCAGAactttgatgatgaagaaggtaCAGATGAAGAGTACgacgatgaagatgaggaagaggagaatgaagaagaggaaggaggTGAGTTCGAGCTTGTGCCTagcaataacaacaacaacaagacgaCGAATAATctgtaatgatgatgattcgaGTTCGAACCGGTTTGGTGGTGAAAGATtagtaatctttttttaagttttgatacaGAACATGAGAATTTAAATATTggagggtttttttttttttttttttttcatctttgatttttaagtTATACTGAAGAGAGatttaatatgttaaaacaaaattaaaataaactgtgatttaattattttttccttgggatatataaataaaaaatgttaagatAGGGGGACAATGTGGGGTTTTCAtaagcaaataaaaataaaagaaaatgtaattgtatatgttttcttaaatgaATGGTTCTTGTTGGTGGTGACGAtgtgttatttgtttttgtacatATTATTACCATTATTGTTTTGTCtacattataaaaattaattacatggTGGGACTGTGAGACGAGAGTTACTCATCCTTTTTCAGTAACAGTTTCCTTGGTaggataaataaataactttattagtatatgttattttattacaaaaaataaaaaagaagatgccAAGTTCACATGCACACAATGAGAGAGAGCGTGGGGTTTGGGGTCCACGTGTAAAAAAAGGAATCTTACTCTTTTATCTaatctctgtctcttcttcttcgttgccCTAAAACGCAAGactctctttttctgtaaGGGTGATTTCGTAAATTATTACTGTGGAGTGCACGTGACAGATCCAACCATTCATACAAAAACACTCTTATTTGAGACCGATGATGATTCGCTGTGTCACAATTTAATTCATAAGTACTATCGACACATGTTTGGTCGCATTTCCTGATCTGTCTGTTTAACCGAAAAATTGATGTATCTACCGATGATCGTGACTCCTCTTTAACGTTTTTTACGTATGCTTACTTTACTTGTAATATACATGTGCATAAACACTCGCTCGTGAAATCTGCAAGGATTATCACATCATACAAATTGTGATTATTATAGCTGTTTTAAATTAGCATTACTATTCATACCGAACacaaattttagttaaagtttggtttgtttggttCATGAACATTCAAGATGTTATGGATTTTGCACATGTTAACAATGAAGAGCAtcgtatatataaatatatctacaATAATCCTCGCTGTTTTTATTCTGTATGTTTTGCAAGCTATATACTacactaattaaattaattattatgaatTTGTTACCTAATCGACATTGAAAATTACCTCTATGTAGAGACCTATTTTGTGTCAGATTGGTTAAGAGctgttttcttctcatttttgtgtgtgtgtgtgtgtgtgtgtatcaGTGTATGTGCGTATTtacatatttcatttttatcattatttgtCTATGACTACTTAAAACCTAGACACGAATCTACAATATCTTACCCAACCTTCGAAGAAAGGAACTaccatttttttgtaagtGCATGTTGTCTTTTTTCGTCCCTTGCATTATAATGTGAGCCCAcctttaatttgtttggtgTCTGTTATCGTTTATTTGGATCAGATAACAATCACTTTATATTCTTTTAGCTAGCATAACCAAGTCTTACTTTGCACCGTTGAATTATAGAATATCAATAGCTAGTTAAACTAGTTTGAAATTGCGAGattaaaatgatcaaacaagGCAATAAGTAGACTTTAAAGTACACGAAAAGGACTCGTAGGaaatatttattcttatttaataCGAgtattgaaaattgaaatcgCAGGTCCACCGTCCACGGATGTAGAAAGTtgatttatgaaatatttatacgTCCATAAATTTTTCTATGTGTTTATTGGatgttattttgaaataattcaagatatttttgtatagGTTTACAATTTCATTGTGTGTGTAATAATTTCTCACGGAGCGACCTACTTACTGTCAATTCTATATGATGTCTACATATAGAGTTGTAATGACTAATGAGGTTTGATGTATTTTGACTTAGTCCATTTTTTCGTGTGTTAGATAATTATacttgtttacaaaaaaaaaagataattatacTTATGACAAATGACATTTGATATTATCATGTAGCAAATGCGAGGATGATGATATGACCAAGAACTTATTATCGCTGTATCTCAAATTTTTATTGCAACTCAAATTAGATGCACCGTCTCACTGTATTTAAGACTCAAACATTAGACATTTTCCAAGCAAAATGCGGCTTTAATTAAATGTAAGATAGAAAGAAATGCATATGCACTGGTTATCCTCGAAGAGAATTACAAATTTTCTGGAAACTGAAAATGTGTAGGTATGGATTCAGGattcttaagaagaaaatttgtatCATCATTTAACTAAATATGCAGATATAAATAGATTATTCGTTGTGAATAATCACTCGTTAACATTGCACAGTTATTGCAATTTGCAAGATATACCAGGAAAATtttgtaatgatgattttaaacCATAGATGTGTAATGAACTCGAACAATCTGTGGCACTGAGTAAGTACCTACATGTAAAGCAATCAACAAGTGGACATCATTTTATCGCTGTATCTCAAAATAATGTTCTCCACGATTATTGTTCAGATTGCCATTTTTTGGccaaatcttttgtttatgctATTTTTGATATGGGCTTTTGGATTTGCCATTTTAGGCCTAATGCAATTACGTTTTTGTCCTTGTCTTCAACCTTTGTCTTCCATTTCGTTTTTGCTTGTTGCCGGACCACAATTATTTGCCGACCACCACCGTCGGGCTTCATCCACGCATCTACTTCAACTCTATCACCACCTTCAGTTTTAGTTCTATTAACATCATCACTTTTGTCTCCGATTCATGAAACGTCATCACCATAAACACCATTTCATTCAATgattttgaatgaaaaaatattaaacccTAAGGGGATAATGTCTAGTAAACCCAAGGGCTTCAACTATAAACATTGAATTAATAAACCCAAGAGCTTTAATTATAAACACTGAATTAATCAAACCTTCTAAATTATCTTCAAATcgaaaccaaatttgaaaattataatcatatattcatgaaatctttgagttttttaatttctccTGACAAATCGAAACTCAAAGATAAAGAGATTAGTTTCAAAGCTTTCGTCCTTTGGTGTTGCTTAAACTGGAGTTGTCATGAGATCTCGTCATGAAAAACCAGATCGAGAAATTAACTTTGTGGAAGAAcaattctgaaattttttttgcaacaaaACAAGGGTAAAATTGTCTTTTCcgatgaaataaaaatggcaAACTCACAAACTGTTTAAAAAATGGCAAATTCAACAAATGCCATGTGAAAAAATGGCTTTcttgtaattgatttttttaccaaaataaaaataataaataagtTCTCCAATCATTTTTTCCACCCAAAATTTATTTCGTGTCAcataaattatttactttccaaaacccacaaaatattgttttgttgttgcatttaaccaaaaatatatttttgcataaaaaaaaataaaaataaaaagtccATAATAATGGATAACTTGGATAGTTTGAATATAATGATGCAGCAGTCAAACGTTTCTACGATAGCCACAAATTTTTTAAGTTGGGTTATATTGCTTGTTTGGTTACGACTTACGAGTTTAGGTCtaatgattttgaaacttAATTGTCAAAAAACTATTTACCGACAACATGataattgaaagaaaaaaaatgaaacttggAAAACCCGAAGTGCAGAGAAGTGGGCATGGAAAAGGGAAAATGAGATGTGAGAAAGAATGGTGGCTACTTATTAGGAAcggaatcttcttctttttcttttccgcaaatgtttttataatttctatttgcatctctttttttccgaGGGGCTAAAACAATGATGACGACCCAAATACAGTAGATGTGTGTATAATCATAATCCATAAATGAGAGTGCAATatgagataaattaattactttGAATCCTTCGGAATTGATGAGTTCTTGAGCATTACGGGAATACAACAATTACAATtcaagatattttaaaaaagtttcccCTAATTGACCTAAAAGAGGTGATATATCCAAAAAGAAAGTGATTCTTTTTGctataaatggttttttttgaaaaataagtTTCGGCAAAGCATAATATCAAAGTTagcttttacttttgttttgacaCGACAAAGGTCAACATTTCGTGGGGGGACATAAAGAAGTTTTAGGCAAATGATTTCTCATGGCGTTGAAGAGCAAAAGTCTATTTTCTATGACTCTAAAATATGCCACGGAACAtctttaactttgtttttcgTAGTTACAAAACtcgcatatatataaatccatTCTAGTGTTACTGGATAATTCAAACGTTAAGTTTAGCCTCCAGTGGTTAGTACTTGTTTGATTATAAGAAGACAGCGGAAAAATCATAAACTCCATATACACAATTTAGTACTTAATGTTCAAGCTGCCAAAGGAGCAAGAGAATGTTCTGCCGGTATAAGTATATGATCTGCCTAGATACATGTTACATGCATACATAAGCATGCAATAGAagattaacataaaaaaaaaactccacaaaaattaattagaaaacaagtttatttatcatcatcaagttttgtttaattatgctttactaatttttatttttatttctgtttccTTTTAAAGTTATCTTTTCACTGGACAATCTTAATTAATGTAGtcttttcatttaaaataCGACACTATTATTTTCTGGCAACTGTTCAATACTAACATTAATTCCAATATAATGTGTGTTTGTTGGGTTCCACCTCGTGACATGTAGGCACAAATTACAGAAAGAAACGCACCAACGCCATCTACCACACGGACTATACTTTTCATTACACGATTTAAGGTAAATTTACatattagaaatttagaatGGGATAAGAAATAAGAAGTTAAAGTTGAGAttcatattaaaaagaaagaaaaaaatgatgaaaacgACGACCCAATTTGAATTTGTAGGTCCAAAAGTTTATTACTTGTGTCGGGTACCCATGGATATAGATGGATGCTTGATTACCCTTGGCTTCTCCCAACCAATTGGGCcaattttgattcaattttcaTCAGTTGATACTATAGTGAAACTTCTGGTTCTATAAATTACTAGTATTAGATAAACATCTCacatatttctttaaaatcaattattttattaaatatatcacGAAATGGAATActaataactaaaaaatcaAGCCATTTACTTACATTTGTTgtatatgctttttttttttccttcaaccCCATTTTACAGGAAagtgtatataataaaatgattataaaaCCACTTAGGTGAAAAGATTATTGTTAATGTCCATAGGTGAAGATGTTTTGTTCAACACAATCTCGAACTCACTTGTCTCATTGTCTCcttctccctcttcttcttcatcgtattcatcttcttcactctctccttcttcttcatcttctttatcacCAACTTTTTCCCTCTGATCAGTCTCAAACTCGGTC
This sequence is a window from Arabidopsis thaliana chromosome 1 sequence. Protein-coding genes within it:
- a CDS encoding Duplicated homeodomain-like superfamily protein (Duplicated homeodomain-like superfamily protein; CONTAINS InterPro DOMAIN/s: SANT, DNA-binding (InterPro:IPR001005), MYB-like (InterPro:IPR017877); BEST Arabidopsis thaliana protein match is: Duplicated homeodomain-like superfamily protein (TAIR:AT1G76890.2); Has 4096 Blast hits to 3293 proteins in 319 species: Archae - 0; Bacteria - 232; Metazoa - 1014; Fungi - 378; Plants - 799; Viruses - 55; Other Eukaryotes - 1618 (source: NCBI BLink).); protein product: MMQLGGGTPTTTAAATTVTTATAPPPQSNNNDSAATEAAAAAVGAFEVSEEMHDRGFGGNRWPRQETLALLKIRSDMGIAFRDASVKGPLWEEVSRKMAEHGYIRNAKKCKEKFENVYKYHKRTKEGRTGKSEGKTYRFFDQLEALESQSTTSLHHHQQQTPLRPQQNNNNNNNNNNNSSIFSTPPPVTTVMPTLPSSSIPPYTQQINVPSFPNISGDFLSDNSTSSSSSYSTSSDMEMGGGTATTRKKRKRKWKVFFERLMKQVVDKQEELQRKFLEAVEKREHERLVREESWRVQEIARINREHEILAQERSMSAAKDAAVMAFLQKLSEKQPNQPQPQPQPQQVRPSMQLNNNNQQQPPQRSPPPQPPAPLPQPIQAVVSTLDTTKTDNGGDQNMTPAASASSSRWPKVEIEALIKLRTNLDSKYQENGPKGPLWEEISAGMRRLGFNRNSKRCKEKWENINKYFKKVKESNKKRPEDSKTCPYFHQLDALYRERNKFHSNNNIAASSSSSGLVKPDNSVPLMVQPEQQWPPAVTTATTTPAAAQPDQQSQPSEQNFDDEEGTDEEYDDEDEEEENEEEEGGEFELVPSNNNNNKTTNNL